One part of the Vanessa cardui chromosome 2, ilVanCard2.1, whole genome shotgun sequence genome encodes these proteins:
- the LOC124541098 gene encoding cytochrome P450 6k1-like: MFLELILALTIIILAFVYWNGKYNERYWRKRGVKFYKKNKVLGVFWDFLTKDKSLSEHLHNIYKQYPNEPAIAFGTLLTPSLYIRDVTNIQYVLTTNFNAFSHRGLEANENDLLANNILFMNGKKWQLVRKSMTPLFTSTKLKSMYYIMEKSAQDFVGYLKENPNLKKGNTFNNLSTFCSAAICGAVFGVTTESIFNSPFLKMSQNALKQTFARTFNFTIASLSIPLFKLLNISLFKEFEPFFIGAIKQTLRQRESENVKKHDFADMCLSIQSKGTLKDSESGVELEPTDELLAAQAFFFFLAGVEPTASAMFATLVELGRHPETLQRLHNEIDEAFEMNDNKLSFDVVVGMKYLDMAMSESMRLHPPVGFLTRMCVEDTVLPVGNIKVSKGTKIFTPIFEIHHDPKYYPDPESFKPERFLRENQNSISDVLYQAFGKGNRICIGQRYAQLQAKTGLIYLLRNFTIKTHITKEGIKYKKDQIALRLANVDVEFVPRT; encoded by the coding sequence ATGTTCCTAGAACTTATACTTGCTTTGACTATCATAATATTAGCCTTTGTTTATTGGAATGGCAAATATAACGAAAGATATTGGAGAAAACGTGGTGTGAAATTTTACAAGAAGAATAAAGTACTTGGAGTATTCTGGGACTTCCTAACCAAGGATAAGTCCTTATCTGAGCACCTACACAACATTTATAAACAGTACCCCAACGAACCTGCCATCGCTTTTGGCACTCTGCTTACGCCATCGCTGTATATCAGAGATGTTACAAATATACAATACGTGCTAACGACAAACTTCAATGCCTTCAGTCATAGAGGACTTGAAGCCAATGAAAATGATCTTTTGGCAAATAACATTCTATTCATGAATGGGAAGAAATGGCAGCTGGTAAGAAAGAGTATGACACCTCTGTTCACCTCAACCAAGCTAAAAAGTATGTATTACATAATGGAAAAAAGTGCACAAGATTTCGTCGGCTACTTAAAAGAAAATCCAAATTTAAAGAAAgggaatacatttaataatctCTCAACATTTTGCAGCGCGGCTATTTGCGGCGCTGTGTTTGGTGTGACAACagaatcaatatttaattcaccTTTCTTGAAAATGTCCCAAAATGCGCTTAAGCAGACTTTTGCCCGAACTTTTAATTTCACTATCGCTAGCCTGAGTATACCTctgtttaaattattgaatataagtCTATTCAAGGAATTTGAACCGTTCTTTATTGGTGCAATAAAACAAACTCTTCGTCAACGAGAAAGTGAGAATGTGAAAAAACACGATTTCGCTGATATGTGTCTATCAATTCAGAGCAAAGGAACGTTAAAAGACTCTGAATCAGGAGTTGAATTGGAGCCTACTGACGAACTTCTAGCAGCTCAAGCATTCTTCTTCTTCTTAGCGGGCGTTGAGCCGACAGCATCTGCGATGTTCGCAACATTGGTAGAGTTAGGAAGACACCCAGAAACGCTACAGCGCCTGCATAACGAAATTGACGAAGCGTTTGAaatgaatgataataaattgtCGTTTGATGTAGTCGTTGGCATGAAGTACTTAGATATGGCTATGTCTGAAAGTATGCGTCTTCATCCTCCTGTTGGTTTCTTAACTAGAATGTGCGTGGAAGATACGGTCTTGCCGGTTGGTAATATAAAAGTGTCTAAGGGAACAAAAATTTTCACACCAATTTTCGAAATCCATCATGACCCCAAATACTACCCAGATCCAGAATCGTTCAAGCCAGAGAGATTTTTACGAGAGAATCAAAATTCAATTTCAGATGTATTATACCAGGCTTTTGGAAAAGGAAACAGAATTTGTATTGGACAGAGGTACGCGCAATTACAAGCTAAGACTGgcttgatatatttattgagaAATTTTACCATTAAAACACACATCACAAAAGAaggtataaaatacaaaaaagatcAAATTGCACTCAGATTAGCTAATGTAGATGTAGAATTTGTGCCAAGGACCTAA